A stretch of [Clostridium] innocuum DNA encodes these proteins:
- a CDS encoding MerR family transcriptional regulator yields the protein MNKDFFCHQDEPEKLYRIGVFSQMNHITVKTLRHYDEIGLLKPAYVDEDSGYRYYTSNQLLPLHKILALRDMGFSLEEIRQVCNGASQEQLLKKRKQQLLKIMAETGEKLARVEGYLSGGHLDDEYRVILKSLPAVTIASMRVHLDSYADLFYKMPDMGLEMEKAGCECKEPEYCFTMYYDDEYREQDVDAEICEAVTEMKADRGDLKFRELPAVELAACVMHKGAYRTLPLAYRAIVSFIEDNGYEMIGHQREAYIDGIWNKDSEDDWLTEIQFPVRKIQRT from the coding sequence ATGAACAAAGATTTTTTCTGTCATCAGGATGAACCTGAAAAGCTGTATCGGATCGGGGTATTTTCACAAATGAACCATATAACAGTGAAAACACTACGCCATTATGATGAAATCGGTTTACTGAAGCCCGCTTATGTGGATGAGGACAGCGGGTATCGCTACTATACCTCGAATCAGCTGCTGCCGCTGCATAAGATACTGGCTCTTCGGGATATGGGATTCTCTCTGGAGGAAATACGGCAGGTGTGTAATGGCGCTTCGCAGGAACAGCTGTTGAAGAAAAGAAAACAGCAGCTGCTGAAAATCATGGCGGAAACAGGCGAAAAGCTGGCGCGTGTGGAGGGCTATCTGAGTGGTGGACATCTGGATGATGAATATCGTGTCATTCTGAAATCACTGCCAGCGGTTACCATTGCGTCTATGCGGGTACATCTCGACAGCTATGCGGATCTGTTTTATAAAATGCCGGATATGGGGCTGGAAATGGAGAAGGCAGGCTGTGAATGTAAGGAGCCGGAATACTGCTTCACCATGTATTACGATGATGAGTACCGGGAGCAGGATGTGGATGCGGAAATCTGCGAGGCGGTTACTGAAATGAAAGCGGATCGCGGTGATTTGAAATTTCGTGAGCTGCCGGCTGTTGAACTTGCTGCATGCGTCATGCATAAGGGGGCGTATCGTACACTGCCGCTGGCATATCGTGCCATCGTTTCCTTTATTGAGGACAACGGCTACGAGATGATCGGACATCAAAGAGAAGCCTATATTGACGGTATCTGGAACAAGGACAGTGAGGATGACTGGCTCACAGAAATCCAGTTTCCTGTACGCAAAATTCAGCGAACCTAA
- a CDS encoding DUF3788 domain-containing protein, which yields MDIQQDSTHIPQIEDFYAVIHNKLFEKFLQAMKDIFSCEPQMEFSRCTWEYGWNMKFKKRGRNLCTLYAREQYFTLLIIIGKKEAPYLEALLPHLGNAMQEIIQETAEGNGQRWLMIDVEDEGSVYQDIWKLLALRACCYDVAESE from the coding sequence ATGGATATACAGCAGGACAGCACACACATCCCGCAGATTGAGGATTTTTACGCCGTCATCCATAACAAGCTGTTTGAAAAATTTCTGCAGGCAATGAAGGACATCTTTTCCTGTGAACCGCAAATGGAATTCAGCAGATGCACATGGGAATACGGATGGAATATGAAGTTCAAAAAAAGAGGCAGAAATCTTTGTACCCTGTATGCACGGGAGCAGTATTTCACCCTGCTGATCATCATCGGCAAGAAAGAAGCGCCGTATTTGGAAGCACTGCTGCCGCACCTCGGTAATGCAATGCAGGAAATCATTCAGGAAACAGCAGAAGGGAATGGACAGCGCTGGCTGATGATTGATGTGGAGGATGAAGGCAGCGTATATCAGGATATCTGGAAGCTGCTTGCCTTACGTGCATGCTGCTATGATGTTGCAGAGTCTGAATGA
- a CDS encoding DinB family protein, with amino-acid sequence MKYFGEGLSEQHKKLQHRIRKEQELEAAKELFLSLHAALHASAVSEMPCNEVDALLQDLQEYEYAIMPTREAETIAWVIWHIARIEDLTMNMLVARQEQVWNPDWKQRLQTGLEDTGNALTDDEIMDFSKTVCIRELLAYRNAVGRRSRQLVQELTFADIKRHVSQQDLAWIRLCGGVSEHPDSLWLLEFWGKKDVAGILLMPLTRHMLLHLNDCCRWKLEIRNRKHLYRS; translated from the coding sequence ATGAAATATTTTGGTGAAGGCTTAAGTGAACAGCATAAAAAGCTGCAGCATAGGATTCGAAAGGAGCAGGAGCTGGAGGCAGCGAAGGAGCTGTTTCTTTCCCTTCATGCGGCATTGCATGCGTCCGCGGTTTCCGAAATGCCCTGCAATGAGGTGGATGCTCTTTTACAGGATTTACAGGAATATGAGTATGCAATCATGCCGACAAGGGAAGCGGAAACAATTGCCTGGGTTATCTGGCATATCGCACGCATTGAGGATCTGACAATGAATATGCTGGTGGCAAGGCAGGAGCAGGTATGGAATCCCGATTGGAAGCAGCGATTGCAGACAGGGCTGGAGGATACAGGTAATGCCTTGACGGATGATGAAATCATGGATTTCAGTAAGACGGTCTGTATCCGAGAGCTGCTGGCATATCGAAATGCAGTCGGACGCAGGAGCAGACAGCTTGTACAGGAGCTTACGTTTGCAGATATAAAGCGTCACGTTTCACAGCAGGACCTCGCATGGATTCGTTTATGCGGTGGTGTAAGTGAGCATCCGGATTCCTTATGGCTTTTGGAATTCTGGGGAAAAAAGGATGTTGCCGGTATTCTTTTAATGCCGCTGACTCGTCATATGCTGCTGCATCTGAATGACTGCTGTCGCTGGAAGCTGGAAATCAGAAACAGAAAGCACCTGTATCGCAGCTGA
- a CDS encoding response regulator transcription factor: MKLLFVEDDQAIAMGLVYTLKKEGYEVVWCDHKRSALQQLDQQTFDLLLLDVGLPDGSGYDICTYAKSRQDVPVLFLTALDDEGNVVMGLDMGGDDYITKPFRINELLSRMRSVQRRYHRQEEDIVQIQYLSIYPKQGKVYREQEEVLLTALEYRLLMVFINHPQQVLSRSQLLEGIWDAAGDFVNDNTLTVYIKRLREKLERDPQNPSIIVTVRGLGYRLELHHAA; encoded by the coding sequence ATGAAATTACTGTTTGTTGAGGATGATCAGGCCATTGCGATGGGTCTTGTGTATACATTGAAAAAGGAAGGCTATGAAGTGGTGTGGTGCGACCATAAACGTTCGGCGCTGCAGCAGCTGGATCAGCAGACGTTTGATTTGCTGCTGCTGGATGTCGGACTTCCCGATGGCAGCGGATACGATATTTGTACATATGCAAAAAGCCGGCAGGATGTGCCGGTGCTGTTTTTGACTGCGCTGGATGATGAGGGAAATGTAGTGATGGGGCTGGACATGGGCGGTGACGATTACATTACAAAGCCGTTTCGAATCAATGAGCTGCTCAGCCGGATGCGAAGCGTACAGCGCCGCTATCACCGTCAGGAGGAGGATATTGTTCAGATACAATATCTGAGCATCTATCCTAAACAGGGAAAGGTATACAGGGAACAGGAGGAGGTGCTGCTTACTGCACTGGAATATCGTCTGCTCATGGTGTTTATCAATCATCCTCAGCAGGTGCTCAGCCGCTCTCAGCTGCTGGAGGGAATCTGGGATGCTGCCGGTGATTTTGTCAATGATAATACACTTACCGTGTATATTAAACGTCTTCGTGAAAAGCTGGAGCGCGATCCGCAGAATCCGTCGATCATTGTGACGGTGCGGGGGCTGGGCTACCGTCTGGAGCTGCATCATGCTGCGTAA
- a CDS encoding HAMP domain-containing histidine kinase yields MLRNTELRIAIWASLALMLVTACLLQPISNAAMLITFITQGMLLTIYLLLSRYRYAQLKKLSMYLQQVYQGDGAFDIPQYREGELSILHSDLYKITRTLQLQKESLQKDKLFLADSLSDISHQLKTPLTSMMIMSELLQDEELPRKQHNQFADALRQQLKRMEWLVSTLLKLSRIDAQVLQFHPQQLSVYQLLQESLEPLHIMMELKEQTCTLVCDEGLSVTLDMKWSVEALGNILKNCVEHTPQQGSIHISVQDNPLHTCIRIQDSGKGIPAEELPHIFERFYRGRNASIDSAGIGLAMSKAVFQQQNGDVEAIASEQGACFLIRIYKDMTIL; encoded by the coding sequence ATGCTGCGTAATACAGAGCTGCGTATCGCAATTTGGGCCAGCCTTGCGCTCATGCTGGTTACCGCCTGTCTTTTGCAGCCGATTTCAAACGCCGCCATGCTGATTACTTTTATTACACAGGGGATGCTTCTGACAATATATCTGCTGCTCAGCCGGTACCGCTATGCACAGCTGAAAAAGCTGTCGATGTATTTACAGCAGGTATATCAGGGCGATGGAGCATTTGATATTCCCCAATACAGGGAAGGAGAGCTCAGCATATTGCACAGTGATCTCTATAAAATCACGCGCACGCTGCAGCTGCAAAAGGAGAGTCTGCAGAAGGATAAGCTGTTTCTGGCAGATTCTCTTTCCGATATTTCCCATCAGCTGAAAACACCGCTGACCTCCATGATGATTATGAGTGAGCTGCTTCAGGATGAGGAATTACCCAGAAAGCAGCACAATCAGTTTGCGGATGCTTTGCGCCAGCAGCTGAAACGCATGGAGTGGCTGGTTTCCACACTGCTGAAGCTATCCCGCATTGATGCGCAGGTTTTACAGTTTCACCCGCAGCAGCTATCGGTGTATCAGCTTTTGCAGGAAAGTCTGGAGCCCCTGCATATCATGATGGAGCTGAAGGAGCAGACCTGTACACTCGTCTGTGATGAGGGGCTGAGTGTTACACTGGATATGAAATGGAGTGTGGAAGCATTGGGAAATATACTGAAAAACTGTGTGGAGCATACGCCGCAGCAGGGCAGTATTCATATTTCTGTACAGGATAATCCGCTGCATACCTGTATTCGAATCCAGGATAGCGGAAAGGGGATCCCGGCAGAGGAGCTGCCGCATATTTTTGAACGCTTTTACAGGGGAAGGAATGCCTCAATAGACAGCGCGGGAATCGGTCTTGCCATGAGTAAAGCGGTTTTTCAGCAGCAGAACGGCGATGTGGAGGCGATTGCCAGCGAACAGGGTGCCTGCTTTCTCATTCGCATATACAAGGATATGACAATATTGTAA
- a CDS encoding ABC transporter ATP-binding protein, with protein sequence MEILRVEHLTKRYGQGEAQVSALDDVSFCVEQGEFVAIVGPSGSGKSTLLHLLGGVDRPTGGKVYVSDKDMYALDETALAIFRRRQIGLIYQFYNLIPVLNVEENITLPLLLDNRSVNTQQLDSMVEALGLKKRLQHLPSQLSGGQQQRVSIGRALMASPAIVLADEPTGNLDRANSREIIDLLKRLHDELHQTLIIITHDEGIALQADRILKIEDGHIVRDEVIRR encoded by the coding sequence ATGGAAATTTTAAGAGTGGAGCATTTAACGAAACGGTACGGACAGGGGGAGGCGCAGGTGAGTGCGCTGGATGATGTGTCCTTCTGTGTGGAGCAGGGTGAATTTGTCGCCATTGTAGGGCCGAGCGGAAGCGGTAAATCCACGCTGCTGCATCTGCTGGGCGGTGTGGATCGGCCAACCGGCGGCAAGGTGTATGTGAGTGATAAGGATATGTATGCACTCGATGAAACCGCACTGGCGATTTTTCGCAGAAGACAGATTGGTCTGATCTATCAGTTTTACAACTTGATTCCGGTACTGAATGTGGAAGAAAACATCACACTTCCCCTGCTGCTGGATAATCGCAGCGTCAATACGCAGCAGCTGGACAGCATGGTAGAGGCACTGGGGCTGAAGAAGCGATTACAGCATCTGCCCAGCCAGCTCAGCGGCGGCCAGCAGCAGCGCGTTTCCATCGGTCGTGCACTGATGGCATCTCCGGCCATCGTACTGGCGGATGAGCCGACCGGAAATCTGGATCGGGCCAACAGCAGGGAAATCATCGACCTGCTGAAGCGCCTGCATGATGAGCTTCACCAGACACTGATCATCATCACACATGATGAAGGCATTGCTTTGCAGGCAGATCGGATTTTAAAAATAGAGGACGGTCACATTGTGCGTGATGAGGTGATTCGCCGATGA
- a CDS encoding ABC transporter permease, whose amino-acid sequence MNIIQKVTWKCMKAAKRRTMVTIFGVILSVAMIAAVSTIAQSFQDLMLRNVRSNFGDFEMEFYDVPAKQAEKLVKDSRIKESLISYHDTYAFLKDVKDAQRQYIQLQVYDMEHLHLNALQLVKGTLPRQKNEILLSESFMETSGTAWKIGDSITLPIGYTVQKDGSRSYSQWNSDDATGESFHQTGERTFRITGIMDDGKVHFGSQNYAFYLPFQGNEGTLDNRYVISFTMKERAASIYEDAQQLAEDYGLQDVQINPNNTLLMFYGINDDNGFMTTITLATGMVALIIMIGSISLIYNAFAISLSQRSRYLGMLASIGATQKQKRSSVFFEAFVIGAFAIPIGILCGYAGIGITFLCIQPLIQGMFETMVELRLVITWQSVLFSVLFSFIVLLISAWLPARRASRITPIDALRQNQDVSIRVKDVRRTRWIRKWFGFSAALGAKNMKRSRHRYYATLFSLIISMVLFMTAYSFSTFISQAFSMAQGEIPADVTGGMNGYSQPEGDAIREQLSRLPSAEEFLYMESVTLQDHSTAAYSDQLQQLLDEQGRHFDEPQQRLSFEIIALNDQSFARYAGEVNASMEDFAGSDAQAILLNKLTCKKENTFTDYRLLENAEKGMTLQAAMDKRSYETAIHIAAVSEVHPWFLPANIDDIHTIYLITNEQSMRILKKQLQLTQDMLSMKFQYRSSQPYALENELTQLQSQHPAGTIFKSNIRALKDRQNQLSLFLNVFLYGFVALILLVSAANIYNTISTGIALRRREFAMLKSIEITPRAFRAMIRMEIMQYLGRTMLFGIPLTLLVIYGVYAVLQRNFAFAFAFPWQGLLFIILLLAALLFASMRMALHAMKQDNLMETIRQESI is encoded by the coding sequence ATGAATATCATACAGAAGGTGACATGGAAATGCATGAAGGCCGCTAAGCGCAGAACGATGGTCACCATCTTTGGTGTTATCCTGTCTGTTGCCATGATTGCGGCCGTTTCAACCATCGCACAGTCCTTTCAGGATTTGATGCTGCGCAATGTCCGTTCCAATTTCGGAGATTTTGAAATGGAATTTTATGATGTTCCTGCCAAACAGGCAGAAAAGCTGGTAAAGGACTCCCGCATAAAGGAAAGTCTGATTTCCTATCACGATACCTATGCATTCTTGAAGGATGTAAAGGATGCGCAGCGACAATATATACAGCTTCAGGTCTATGATATGGAGCACCTGCATCTGAATGCCTTGCAGCTGGTGAAGGGAACGCTCCCGCGCCAAAAGAATGAAATTCTGTTGTCGGAAAGCTTTATGGAAACAAGCGGTACCGCCTGGAAAATCGGAGACAGTATAACTCTGCCTATCGGCTATACAGTACAAAAGGATGGAAGCCGGTCATATTCCCAATGGAATTCGGATGATGCGACAGGTGAAAGCTTTCATCAAACCGGGGAGCGTACCTTTCGTATCACCGGTATTATGGATGATGGAAAGGTGCATTTCGGAAGCCAGAACTATGCCTTTTATCTGCCGTTTCAGGGAAATGAGGGAACTTTGGACAACCGGTATGTCATTTCCTTTACGATGAAGGAGCGAGCTGCATCCATTTATGAGGATGCACAGCAGCTTGCAGAGGATTACGGTCTGCAGGATGTACAGATTAATCCCAACAATACGCTGCTGATGTTTTACGGTATCAATGACGATAACGGTTTTATGACGACAATTACGCTTGCGACAGGGATGGTGGCTCTCATTATTATGATCGGTTCGATTTCTCTGATTTACAATGCGTTCGCCATTTCGTTATCACAGCGAAGCCGCTATCTGGGAATGCTTGCCAGCATTGGTGCTACGCAGAAACAGAAGCGCTCCTCCGTTTTCTTTGAAGCGTTTGTGATTGGTGCCTTTGCAATTCCAATCGGTATTCTATGCGGCTATGCAGGGATCGGTATCACCTTTCTTTGCATCCAGCCGCTGATTCAGGGGATGTTTGAAACCATGGTGGAGCTGAGGCTTGTCATTACCTGGCAGAGTGTGCTGTTTTCCGTTCTGTTTTCCTTTATCGTCCTGCTGATCAGTGCCTGGCTGCCAGCACGCCGTGCTTCGCGTATCACACCGATCGATGCGCTGCGGCAGAATCAGGATGTCAGTATCCGCGTAAAGGATGTGCGTAGGACACGCTGGATCCGCAAGTGGTTCGGCTTTTCCGCTGCGCTTGGTGCAAAGAACATGAAGCGAAGCAGACACCGCTATTATGCCACATTATTTTCACTGATTATCAGTATGGTTCTCTTTATGACGGCTTACAGCTTTTCCACTTTTATTTCACAGGCCTTTTCAATGGCACAGGGGGAAATACCGGCTGATGTAACCGGAGGAATGAATGGATACAGCCAGCCGGAAGGGGATGCGATACGAGAACAGCTGTCCCGGCTTCCCTCTGCCGAAGAGTTTCTCTATATGGAAAGTGTGACGCTGCAGGATCATTCAACCGCAGCCTACAGCGATCAGCTGCAGCAGCTTTTGGATGAACAGGGACGGCATTTTGATGAACCGCAGCAGCGCTTGTCTTTTGAGATTATCGCTTTGAATGATCAGAGCTTTGCCCGCTATGCCGGGGAGGTCAATGCTTCTATGGAAGACTTTGCAGGCAGTGATGCTCAGGCGATTCTGCTGAATAAGCTGACCTGCAAAAAAGAGAATACCTTTACCGATTACCGGCTGCTGGAGAATGCGGAAAAAGGAATGACGCTGCAGGCCGCTATGGATAAGCGCTCCTATGAAACAGCGATACATATTGCGGCAGTCAGTGAAGTGCATCCATGGTTTCTGCCGGCCAATATTGATGATATTCATACGATTTATCTGATAACGAATGAGCAGTCCATGCGGATTTTAAAAAAACAGCTGCAGCTTACACAGGACATGCTTTCCATGAAGTTTCAGTATCGCTCCTCTCAGCCCTATGCACTGGAAAATGAGCTGACACAGCTGCAGTCCCAGCATCCGGCAGGAACGATTTTCAAAAGCAATATCCGGGCATTGAAGGATCGGCAGAATCAGCTATCGCTGTTTCTGAATGTCTTCCTGTATGGCTTTGTGGCACTGATCCTGCTGGTCAGCGCAGCCAATATTTATAACACGATTTCCACAGGAATCGCCTTGCGCAGACGGGAATTTGCCATGCTGAAATCCATAGAAATCACACCGCGTGCCTTTCGAGCAATGATACGTATGGAGATAATGCAATATCTGGGCAGGACCATGCTGTTTGGCATACCGCTTACGCTGCTTGTCATCTATGGTGTGTACGCTGTTCTGCAGCGTAATTTCGCCTTTGCCTTTGCATTTCCGTGGCAGGGACTGCTGTTTATCATCCTTCTGCTGGCGGCTTTGCTGTTTGCGAGCATGCGGATGGCACTGCATGCGATGAAGCAGGATAATCTGATGGAAACGATTCGACAGGAGAGCATATAG
- the glpK gene encoding glycerol kinase GlpK gives MTSYIMAIDQGTTSTRAILFDKASNIVGVAQKELENYYPYPGWVEQNANDIWASTIGVMFEVLAKTGVKDTQIAAIGITNQRETTVVWDKESGQPIYFAIVWQSRQSDTYCQKLKKEGLEEMIREKTGLLLDPYFSASKIRWILDHVEGAQERAEKGELLFGTMDTWLLWKLTKGAKHISDVSNASRTMLMNLKTLQYDDELLRLWNIPRCMLPEIRDSSEVYGVTSGVFDHPVPIAALIGDQQAALFGQTCFDAGNVKNTYGTGCFLLMNTKERPIHSAHGLVSCVGWRIKGETDYVLEGSVFVAGAAIQWLRDGLKILHSSTESEQRALQVADSDGVYVVPSFTGLGAPYWKPQVKGGMFGLTRGTTQEHIIRATLESLAYQTNDVLQAMKQDSGLDIAQMQVDGGASRNDYLLQFQSDITDTCIVRSTISETTALGAAYLSGLAMGFWKSKEEIRSQFQVSRRFTPQMDAQQRAACLHGWNKAIHAILDF, from the coding sequence ATGACATCCTATATTATGGCGATCGATCAGGGGACGACAAGTACCCGTGCCATTCTGTTTGATAAAGCCAGCAATATTGTGGGAGTAGCACAAAAGGAGCTGGAAAATTATTATCCGTACCCCGGCTGGGTGGAACAAAATGCAAACGACATATGGGCAAGCACGATTGGTGTTATGTTTGAGGTACTGGCAAAAACCGGTGTAAAGGATACACAGATAGCTGCCATCGGCATTACCAATCAAAGGGAGACGACGGTTGTCTGGGATAAGGAAAGCGGTCAGCCGATTTATTTTGCGATCGTCTGGCAGTCCCGGCAATCGGACACCTATTGCCAAAAGCTGAAGAAGGAAGGACTGGAGGAAATGATTCGTGAGAAAACCGGTCTGCTTCTGGATCCGTATTTCTCCGCAAGCAAAATCCGCTGGATACTGGATCATGTAGAGGGTGCTCAGGAACGCGCGGAAAAAGGAGAGCTGTTGTTTGGTACGATGGATACCTGGCTGCTGTGGAAGCTGACAAAGGGAGCCAAGCATATCAGCGATGTATCCAATGCGTCCCGAACGATGCTGATGAATCTGAAAACGCTGCAATATGATGATGAGCTGCTGCGGCTTTGGAATATTCCCCGCTGCATGCTTCCGGAAATTCGGGATTCCAGTGAGGTATATGGAGTGACCTCGGGTGTGTTTGATCACCCGGTTCCGATTGCGGCGTTGATCGGTGACCAGCAGGCAGCGTTATTCGGTCAGACCTGCTTTGATGCGGGAAATGTGAAAAACACGTATGGAACCGGCTGTTTTCTGTTGATGAATACAAAGGAGCGTCCGATTCACTCCGCACACGGACTTGTCAGCTGCGTCGGCTGGCGAATCAAGGGGGAAACGGATTACGTTCTGGAGGGCAGTGTGTTTGTTGCAGGAGCTGCCATACAATGGCTCCGGGATGGCTTGAAAATTCTGCACAGCAGCACAGAAAGCGAGCAGCGTGCCCTGCAGGTTGCGGACAGTGACGGTGTCTATGTTGTACCGAGCTTTACCGGTCTGGGCGCTCCGTATTGGAAGCCGCAGGTGAAAGGCGGTATGTTTGGACTGACCAGAGGAACGACACAGGAGCATATCATACGCGCTACGCTGGAATCTCTGGCCTATCAGACCAATGATGTGCTGCAGGCGATGAAGCAGGACAGCGGTCTGGATATTGCCCAGATGCAGGTGGACGGCGGTGCCAGCCGTAATGATTATCTTCTGCAGTTTCAAAGTGATATTACCGATACATGCATTGTACGCTCCACTATCAGTGAAACAACTGCGCTGGGGGCAGCCTATCTATCCGGGCTTGCCATGGGCTTCTGGAAATCCAAGGAGGAAATCCGTTCCCAGTTCCAAGTATCACGGCGCTTTACACCACAGATGGATGCACAGCAAAGAGCAGCCTGTCTGCATGGCTGGAACAAAGCAATTCATGCGATTCTTGACTTTTGA
- a CDS encoding CapA family protein, which yields MKKILILCCTAVMLLGGCRKQEQTPQPKPKKEHPIRSVSLSFTGDILIEDALYNWMGKGYDFKNYFDKVTPYLKADLVIGNQEVVLGGETLGITGSDYTFNAPEEIAKQLPEIGFDVLTFANNHSYDRGMQGIVNTRKNLKAAGIQTTGAYEKKEQRDDILVVERNGIRFAILAYTYDTNQWIDAENSFAINHFLNEEHMFDDRCKKQLARDVQKAKEQADVVIAAMHWGTEFTYEIDAAQRDAAGFLNEQGVDIIIGNHPHCLQRVETLTNAQGKETFVMYSLGNFVSAAMGVDRASEQFTNMYEIGGIVQCDVELNTKTGETTVKNKKMIPIVNHFDASYDGFRLLPFSSYTEELAAAHGQRTVSSDFTYAWLREQLKQLYDGEIAWQ from the coding sequence ATGAAAAAAATACTTATACTGTGCTGTACAGCAGTTATGCTGCTTGGCGGCTGCAGGAAACAGGAACAGACGCCGCAGCCAAAGCCGAAAAAGGAACATCCGATTCGCAGTGTATCCCTGAGCTTTACCGGAGATATCCTGATTGAGGATGCATTATACAACTGGATGGGGAAGGGATATGATTTTAAAAACTATTTCGACAAGGTGACACCGTATCTGAAAGCCGATCTTGTCATCGGGAATCAGGAGGTTGTGCTGGGCGGCGAAACGCTGGGAATTACAGGGAGTGATTATACCTTCAATGCACCTGAGGAAATCGCTAAGCAGCTTCCGGAAATCGGCTTTGATGTTTTGACCTTTGCCAATAATCACAGCTATGACCGCGGCATGCAGGGAATTGTGAATACCCGTAAAAATCTAAAGGCTGCCGGTATTCAGACAACAGGAGCCTATGAGAAGAAGGAACAGCGGGATGATATTCTTGTAGTGGAACGAAACGGGATACGCTTTGCGATTCTTGCCTATACCTACGATACCAATCAGTGGATCGATGCTGAGAACAGCTTTGCAATCAATCATTTTCTCAATGAGGAGCATATGTTTGATGACCGCTGTAAAAAGCAGCTGGCAAGGGATGTGCAGAAAGCAAAAGAGCAGGCGGATGTGGTGATTGCGGCGATGCACTGGGGAACCGAATTCACCTATGAGATTGATGCTGCACAGCGTGATGCAGCCGGCTTTCTCAACGAGCAGGGGGTGGATATCATCATTGGCAACCACCCGCATTGTCTGCAAAGGGTGGAAACCTTAACGAATGCACAGGGAAAGGAAACCTTTGTAATGTATTCTCTCGGTAATTTTGTGTCGGCTGCTATGGGGGTAGATCGTGCCAGTGAACAATTCACCAATATGTATGAAATCGGCGGAATCGTGCAATGTGACGTAGAATTGAATACGAAAACAGGGGAAACGACAGTGAAAAATAAAAAAATGATACCGATTGTCAATCACTTCGATGCCTCCTATGACGGCTTCCGGCTGCTGCCGTTTTCCTCCTATACGGAGGAGCTGGCGGCAGCGCATGGTCAGCGTACCGTCAGCTCTGATTTTACCTATGCATGGCTCAGGGAACAGCTGAAGCAGCTGTATGACGGTGAAATTGCATGGCAGTAG
- a CDS encoding FMN-binding protein, giving the protein MKKQVMMLGLSVLLCGCGGKSVEKEGTGTFTNDNGEKTTARVKLKNDKIAEVEIDETAKGKDKTKKELGEEYGMKQASPIKKEWNEQVAFFEKYVEKHGIDKIKLNQDGKAENNDVRSGCTISVDGFIKAIQDAEKNAK; this is encoded by the coding sequence ATAAAAAAGCAGGTAATGATGCTGGGCCTTTCCGTACTGCTGTGCGGCTGCGGCGGAAAGAGCGTGGAAAAGGAAGGTACGGGAACCTTTACAAATGATAACGGAGAAAAGACGACAGCCAGAGTCAAGTTGAAAAATGATAAAATCGCCGAGGTTGAAATTGATGAAACCGCAAAGGGGAAGGATAAGACCAAAAAAGAGCTTGGTGAAGAATATGGAATGAAGCAGGCCAGTCCGATCAAAAAGGAATGGAATGAGCAGGTTGCCTTTTTTGAAAAATATGTCGAAAAGCACGGCATCGATAAAATAAAGCTCAATCAGGATGGCAAGGCAGAAAACAATGATGTCAGAAGCGGCTGTACTATCAGCGTAGACGGATTTATAAAAGCCATACAGGATGCAGAGAAAAATGCAAAATAG
- a CDS encoding NusG domain II-containing protein — protein sequence MNKADKLFIMIVAICACLLYVPLVWSAYRDAGRDKEVVVSYKDREILRKSLALNDVYTVKGTLGDVQVEVKDKRVRVEKENSPYHLCSIQGWVEDANRPIVCLPNNIVVQIEASDTDSDDVDTVIQ from the coding sequence ATGAATAAAGCAGATAAACTATTTATTATGATCGTCGCAATCTGTGCCTGTCTGCTGTATGTTCCCCTTGTCTGGAGTGCATACCGTGATGCAGGACGGGATAAGGAAGTTGTTGTCAGCTATAAGGATCGTGAAATACTCAGAAAGAGTCTGGCGCTCAACGATGTGTATACCGTGAAGGGAACGCTCGGTGACGTACAGGTGGAGGTAAAGGATAAAAGGGTTCGTGTGGAAAAGGAAAACAGTCCCTATCATCTCTGTTCCATTCAGGGATGGGTGGAGGATGCCAATCGTCCGATTGTGTGTCTGCCCAACAATATCGTCGTCCAGATTGAGGCGAGCGATACTGACAGTGATGATGTGGACACGGTGATACAGTGA